The DNA sequence CCAGCAGCAGGAAAGCCATGGACCGCGGATTTGACGATTTTCTGACGCTGGAGGTTAACCATCTGGACGTCGATGTCCTGACGGGCATCTATTCGGAAGAAACCCACCTGCCGCAACCGCTGCGCATATCCATCCGCGCGCAGTTGAAGGTCGCCGATCATTATGAACTGGATACGCCGTTATCCCGTTCGAAAAATTATATGGACCTGAAGCATGCCGCCACGAGCGCATTGCCGGAAGGACAGCATTTCACGCTGATCGAAGCGGTGGCGGACCATATCATCGACACCATCTTCCTTCAGGATGACAAGGTGCTGCATGTCGAAGTTAAGATCATCAAGCTGGCGTTGAGCGAGAAGGGTGAGGAAATCGGCATTACTCTGGGCCGGTGGCGTAAGTGAGCTGACGGGCGTTCAGCCCTTCACCAGCCCGATCTCGCGAAGGCGCTCGATCAGATAGTCGTGCGCGGTTATCGGCGGGTCTCGGCGCGGGTGGTCCGCGTCCACGCATTGCGGCAGCGGTTCGATCAGGAAATCCGGCCGCAGGTGCAGGAAGAAGGGCATGGAATAGCGCGCGACGCCGCGCCGCTCCGGCGGAGGATTGACGACGCGGTGGCTGGTTGATCGCAGGCGGTGGTTGGTCAGGCGTTGGAGCATGTCGCCGACATTGATCGCCAGCGCGCCGGGTGGCGGTACGACGGGGAGCCAGTTGCCCTGGCGGTCCTTTATCTCCAGCCCGCCTTCCTCGGCGCCCAGTAGCAGGGTGATAAGGTTTATATCCTCATGCGCGCCTGCGCGGATGCCGGGGGCTTCGGGCGACACTGGCGGGTAGTGCAGCAGGCGCAGGATCGAATTGCCGTTTTCGATGGCGTCGTCGAACCAATGTTCGGGCAAGTCGAGATAGAGGGCGATCGCGGCGAGAAGTTGGGCGCCTATGCGGTCGAACTCTGCATAAAGACGGCTTAAAGTGGATTGAAATTCCGGTATCTCTTGGGGCCAGATATTTGGCGGCATGGTGGCGCCAAGGGGGTGTCCGGCGGGTAAGTCGCGGCCGACATGCCAGAATTCTTTGAGGTCATTCTCGCTCGCGTCCTTGGCGATTTCCCGGCCGAACGCTGTGTAGCCCCGCTGGCCGCCATTGTTGCTGGCATCGTAGCGGCGCTTTACATCTTCCGGCAGGGCGAAGAAGGCGCGGGCGAGCCTCCAGCCATCATCGATCAGGGTGGCATCCATGCCGTGGTCCTTCACCATGGCGAAGCCGAATTGCCGGAACGAATCGCCGAGCGCCGTTGCAAAATTCTGCCTTGCCATCGCGGTGAGGGACAGCAGGGGAACCTGTTCCAGCGGTGCGTGCGGCAAGTTTCGGCTTTCCTTCTGTCAATTGGCGCCGTCCGATCCTTGATCGGCCCAAGCGGCTGATGCAAGGAGGCGATCATGAACTATTGGCTCATGAAATCGGAACCCGATGCCTTTTCCTATGACGACCTGGTCAGGAAAGGGAAGGCCGAGTGGGATGGTGTTCGCAACCACGCCGCCCAGCTTCACATGAAGGCGATGCGCAAGGGCGACCTGTCCCTCTTTTACCACAGCAATATTGGTGTGGAGGCAGTCGGTATCATGGAGATTGTCGAGGAAGCCGCGCCCGACAGCACTGACGATAGCGGCAAGTGGATCGCGGTGCATGTCGCGCCGAAGGAAAAGCTGAAAAAGCCCGTTACGCTGAAGGCGATGAAGGCGGACCCGGCGTTGGCCGATATGGTGATGCTGCGGCAGTCGCGCCTGTCAGTGTCCCCCCTGACCGAGGCGCAGTTCCGTCACATCGTGGCGATGTCGCAGGCTTGATGCATGGCCGGTTGCGTCGGGTGCAACTGGTGATCCGCCTTTTGCGATTGCGCGCATGTGTCTGGCCCATAGGTTCGACACCAACAGAACAGAAATGCAGAGGTGTTTGATCGGCATTCACAAGGAGAAAACCTATGCGAATGCTGTCGAAATTCATTCTTACCGGTGCAGTCGGCACCCTCGCCGCTGCCCTTGCCCCCGCCCATGCGGAAGAAGGCAAGCAGCGCTTCACCCA is a window from the Sphingobium sp. Cam5-1 genome containing:
- a CDS encoding isopenicillin N synthase family dioxygenase, whose translation is MPHAPLEQVPLLSLTAMARQNFATALGDSFRQFGFAMVKDHGMDATLIDDGWRLARAFFALPEDVKRRYDASNNGGQRGYTAFGREIAKDASENDLKEFWHVGRDLPAGHPLGATMPPNIWPQEIPEFQSTLSRLYAEFDRIGAQLLAAIALYLDLPEHWFDDAIENGNSILRLLHYPPVSPEAPGIRAGAHEDINLITLLLGAEEGGLEIKDRQGNWLPVVPPPGALAINVGDMLQRLTNHRLRSTSHRVVNPPPERRGVARYSMPFFLHLRPDFLIEPLPQCVDADHPRRDPPITAHDYLIERLREIGLVKG
- a CDS encoding dihydroneopterin aldolase — protein: MDRGFDDFLTLEVNHLDVDVLTGIYSEETHLPQPLRISIRAQLKVADHYELDTPLSRSKNYMDLKHAATSALPEGQHFTLIEAVADHIIDTIFLQDDKVLHVEVKIIKLALSEKGEEIGITLGRWRK
- a CDS encoding EVE domain-containing protein yields the protein MNYWLMKSEPDAFSYDDLVRKGKAEWDGVRNHAAQLHMKAMRKGDLSLFYHSNIGVEAVGIMEIVEEAAPDSTDDSGKWIAVHVAPKEKLKKPVTLKAMKADPALADMVMLRQSRLSVSPLTEAQFRHIVAMSQA